One part of the Magnetospirillum sp. WYHS-4 genome encodes these proteins:
- a CDS encoding bifunctional folylpolyglutamate synthase/dihydrofolate synthase produces the protein MAGKGTALRSDDPRLRRLEGLHPQAIDLSLDRVRRLLADLGHPEVRLPPAVHVAGTNGKGSTIAFLRAILEAAGYRVHVYTSPHLVRFNERVRLGGRLISDEDLVAVLDEAEQVNAGRPITFFEITTAAAFLAFSQQPADVLLLETGLGGRLDATNVLDKPLLTVLTPISLDHQDFLGSSMEEIAGEKAGILKPGVPCVTAKLSRKTASVVRARAQEVAASLHEEGPDWFATKMPQGLTLHEGHSIRRLPDPVLIGPHQVRNAALAVVCVDFLRDLKVPPAAIELGLRSVTWPGRLQRIAGGPLAKLLPDGWELWLDGGHNPAAAAMLAQQARGWRGMPLHLVLGMTKPRDPDDFVEAFAGRVASLQAVPVPGTDRSIDPEAIAAFARVRAIPAASAPDVATALERIAAAGGTPSRVLVCGSLYLIGDALDNCGEDYWPA, from the coding sequence ATGGCGGGGAAGGGGACCGCCCTGCGGAGTGACGATCCTCGCCTGAGACGCCTGGAGGGCTTGCACCCCCAGGCCATCGATCTGTCCCTCGACCGGGTACGGCGCCTGTTGGCCGACCTCGGCCATCCCGAGGTTCGGCTGCCTCCCGCCGTGCATGTGGCGGGCACCAACGGCAAGGGTTCGACGATCGCCTTCCTGCGCGCTATCCTCGAGGCGGCCGGCTATCGCGTCCATGTCTACACTTCGCCCCACTTGGTCCGGTTCAACGAACGCGTCCGCCTGGGCGGGCGGCTGATTTCCGACGAGGATTTGGTGGCGGTGCTCGACGAGGCGGAACAAGTCAACGCCGGTCGTCCCATCACCTTTTTCGAAATCACCACCGCGGCGGCCTTCCTGGCCTTTTCCCAACAGCCGGCGGACGTGCTGCTGCTGGAAACCGGCCTGGGCGGCCGGCTGGACGCCACCAACGTGCTCGACAAGCCGCTGCTGACGGTTCTGACCCCCATTTCCCTCGACCATCAGGACTTCCTGGGTTCCAGCATGGAGGAGATCGCCGGGGAAAAGGCCGGCATCCTCAAGCCCGGCGTGCCTTGCGTGACCGCCAAGCTGAGCCGCAAGACCGCCAGCGTGGTACGGGCCCGCGCCCAGGAAGTGGCTGCGTCCTTGCACGAGGAAGGCCCCGACTGGTTCGCCACCAAGATGCCCCAGGGGCTCACCCTGCACGAGGGCCATTCCATTCGTCGCCTGCCCGATCCGGTCCTGATCGGCCCCCATCAAGTGCGCAACGCGGCCCTGGCGGTGGTCTGCGTGGATTTCCTGCGCGATTTAAAGGTGCCGCCGGCCGCCATCGAACTGGGGCTCAGGTCGGTGACTTGGCCCGGCCGCCTGCAACGGATCGCGGGCGGGCCCCTGGCGAAGCTGTTGCCCGACGGCTGGGAGCTATGGCTGGACGGCGGTCACAATCCCGCCGCCGCCGCCATGCTGGCCCAGCAGGCGCGCGGCTGGCGCGGCATGCCGCTGCATCTGGTGTTGGGTATGACCAAGCCTCGCGATCCCGACGATTTCGTCGAAGCCTTCGCCGGGCGGGTGGCCTCCCTGCAGGCCGTGCCGGTGCCGGGCACCGACCGTTCGATCGATCCCGAGGCCATCGCCGCCTTCGCCCGCGTCCGCGCCATTCCCGCCGCGTCCGCACCCGATGTCGCCACGGCGCTGGAACGTATCGCCGCGGCTGGCGGGACGCCGTCCCGCGTCCTGGTCTGCGGCTCCCTCTACCTGATCGGCGATGCCCTGGATAACTGCGGCGAGGACTACTGGCCGGCCTGA
- the accD gene encoding acetyl-CoA carboxylase, carboxyltransferase subunit beta codes for MNWLKNFVKPKLRELVGGKKEIPDNLWRQCPRCEQMIFHRDLETNLNVCPHCGHHMRLNAAERLKMLFDDGAYQTIEVGDTVVDPLRFRDRKKYSDRLREAQFKSGAKDALVVAHGRMGGMSVVVAAFEFSFMGGSMGVAVGEGILSAARLAMVQDAPLIVVPSSGGARMQEGILSLMQMTRTTLAVEEVREAGLPYIVVLTDPTTGGVSASFAMLGDIAIAEPGAVIGFAGARVIEQTIREKLPEGFQRAEYLMDHGMVDMVVRRHELRDTLIRIVGLLRNPGPSAQVLPLVPHEMAWAMAAGGAASDGGEGDRPAE; via the coding sequence GTGAATTGGCTCAAGAATTTCGTTAAGCCCAAGCTGCGCGAACTGGTTGGGGGCAAGAAGGAAATCCCCGACAACCTGTGGCGCCAGTGTCCGCGTTGCGAGCAGATGATCTTTCATCGCGACCTGGAGACCAACCTCAACGTCTGCCCGCACTGCGGCCATCACATGCGGCTCAATGCGGCCGAACGGCTGAAGATGCTTTTCGACGACGGCGCCTACCAGACCATCGAGGTGGGCGATACCGTTGTCGATCCGTTGCGCTTTCGCGACCGCAAGAAGTACTCGGACCGTCTCCGGGAAGCCCAGTTCAAGAGCGGCGCCAAGGACGCCCTGGTGGTCGCCCACGGCCGCATGGGCGGGATGAGCGTGGTGGTCGCCGCCTTCGAGTTCTCGTTCATGGGCGGGTCCATGGGCGTCGCGGTGGGCGAGGGCATCCTGTCGGCGGCGCGTCTTGCCATGGTGCAGGACGCTCCCCTGATCGTCGTGCCGTCGTCGGGCGGCGCCCGCATGCAGGAAGGTATCCTATCGCTGATGCAGATGACCCGCACCACCCTGGCGGTCGAGGAAGTGCGGGAAGCCGGGCTTCCTTACATCGTTGTGCTGACCGATCCGACCACGGGCGGCGTTTCGGCCTCTTTTGCCATGCTGGGCGACATCGCCATCGCCGAGCCCGGCGCGGTGATCGGCTTTGCCGGGGCGCGCGTCATCGAGCAGACCATCCGCGAGAAGCTCCCCGAGGGCTTCCAGCGGGCCGAATACCTGATGGACCATGGCATGGTCGACATGGTGGTCCGGCGCCACGAACTGCGCGACACCCTGATCCGAATCGTCGGCCTGTTGCGCAATCCGGGGCCCTCGGCCCAGGTGCTGCCTCTGGTGCCGCACGAGATGGCCTGGGCCATGGCGGCCGGCGGTGCGGCATCCGATGGCGGGGAAGGGGACCGCCCTGCGGAGTGA
- the trpA gene encoding tryptophan synthase subunit alpha, producing the protein MTRIDRRFQDLKREGRGGLVAFITAGDPDYATSLAILKGLPAAGADIIELGMPFSDPMADGPAIQAASLRALRAGMTLRKTLAMVAEFRQGDAATPIVLMGYYNPIYSYGVDAFLKDAREAGVDGLIVVDLPPEEEGELCLPALKAGINFIYLTAPTTDDARLAKVLRNASGFVYYVSILGITGTASAPIDQVEAAVTRLKGHTDLPVAVGFGIKTPEHAGRIAAIAEAAVVGSALVNVVAAGLDGNGQAKPGLVAEVLAFAGRLGDGVRKKG; encoded by the coding sequence ATGACCCGCATCGACCGGCGTTTCCAGGATCTGAAGCGGGAAGGGCGCGGCGGCCTGGTGGCCTTCATCACCGCCGGAGATCCCGATTACGCGACATCGCTGGCCATCCTCAAGGGCCTGCCGGCGGCCGGGGCCGACATCATCGAACTGGGCATGCCCTTTTCCGATCCCATGGCGGACGGACCGGCAATCCAGGCCGCCTCGCTGCGGGCGCTGCGGGCCGGCATGACCCTGAGGAAAACCCTCGCCATGGTGGCGGAATTCCGCCAGGGCGACGCCGCCACGCCTATCGTGCTGATGGGCTACTACAATCCCATCTACAGCTACGGGGTGGACGCCTTCCTGAAGGATGCCCGCGAAGCCGGGGTGGACGGCCTGATCGTCGTCGACCTGCCGCCCGAGGAGGAAGGCGAGTTGTGCCTGCCGGCCCTCAAGGCGGGCATCAACTTCATCTACCTGACGGCACCGACCACCGATGACGCCCGCCTGGCGAAGGTGCTTAGGAACGCCAGCGGCTTTGTGTACTATGTCTCGATCCTGGGTATCACGGGTACCGCCTCGGCGCCCATCGACCAGGTCGAGGCGGCGGTGACGCGGCTGAAGGGGCATACCGACCTGCCGGTGGCGGTCGGATTCGGCATCAAGACGCCGGAACACGCGGGCCGGATCGCCGCCATCGCCGAAGCGGCGGTGGTCGGGTCCGCCCTGGTCAACGTGGTGGCCGCCGGCCTGGATGGCAACGGCCAGGCCAAGCCGGGACTGGTGGCGGAGGTCCTGGCTTTCGCCGGACGGCTGGGCGACGGCGTGCGGAAGAAGGGGTAG
- the trpB gene encoding tryptophan synthase subunit beta has protein sequence MTNLNSFRNGPDEGGHFGIYGGRFVAETLMPLILEVEKAYAAAKADPAFHAEMKGYLTHYVGRPSPLYFARRMTEKLGGARIYFKREDLNHTGAHKVNNCIGQALLARRMGKNRIIAETGAGMHGVATATVCALFDIPCTVYMGAKDIERQAPNVFRMKMLGAEVKPVTAGSASLKDAMNEAMRDWVANVENTYYLIGTVAGPHPYPMMVRDFQSVIGEEVRVQMQELEGRLPDTLVACIGGGSNAMGLFHPFLDDPGVRIFAVEAAGEGIETGKHAASLSAGRPGVLHGNRTYLLQDEDGQIQEAHSISAGLDYPGIGPEHSWLHDIGRVDYVSATDAEALEAFHACTRLEGIIPALESAHAVAHVLRIAGTLPKNNLMVACMSGRGDKDLNTVARHSGMDL, from the coding sequence ATGACCAACCTCAACAGCTTCCGCAACGGCCCCGACGAGGGCGGCCACTTCGGCATCTACGGCGGGCGCTTCGTCGCCGAGACCCTGATGCCGCTGATCCTGGAGGTGGAGAAGGCCTACGCCGCCGCCAAGGCCGATCCCGCCTTCCATGCCGAGATGAAGGGCTACCTGACCCACTACGTGGGCCGGCCCAGCCCGCTCTATTTCGCCCGGCGCATGACGGAAAAGCTGGGCGGCGCCAGGATCTACTTCAAGCGCGAGGACCTCAACCACACCGGCGCCCACAAGGTCAACAACTGCATCGGCCAGGCGCTGCTGGCGCGACGCATGGGCAAGAACCGGATCATCGCCGAGACCGGCGCCGGCATGCACGGCGTCGCCACCGCCACCGTCTGCGCCCTGTTCGACATTCCCTGCACGGTCTACATGGGCGCCAAGGACATCGAACGCCAGGCGCCCAACGTCTTCCGCATGAAGATGCTGGGGGCCGAGGTCAAGCCGGTGACCGCCGGCTCGGCCTCCCTCAAGGACGCCATGAACGAGGCCATGCGCGACTGGGTGGCCAACGTGGAGAACACCTACTACCTGATCGGCACTGTGGCCGGGCCGCATCCCTATCCCATGATGGTGCGGGACTTCCAGTCGGTGATCGGCGAGGAGGTGCGGGTCCAGATGCAGGAGCTGGAAGGGCGCCTGCCCGATACCCTGGTGGCCTGCATCGGTGGCGGCTCCAACGCCATGGGCCTGTTCCATCCCTTCCTGGACGATCCGGGCGTGCGCATCTTCGCCGTCGAGGCGGCGGGCGAGGGCATCGAGACCGGCAAGCACGCCGCCTCCCTTTCGGCGGGACGGCCGGGAGTGCTGCATGGCAACCGCACCTACCTGCTGCAGGACGAAGACGGTCAGATCCAGGAAGCCCATTCCATTTCGGCCGGGCTCGACTATCCGGGCATCGGGCCCGAGCATTCTTGGCTGCACGACATCGGCCGGGTGGACTATGTCTCGGCCACCGACGCCGAGGCCTTGGAGGCCTTCCACGCCTGCACCCGCCTGGAAGGCATCATCCCGGCCCTGGAATCCGCCCATGCGGTGGCCCATGTGCTGCGCATCGCGGGGACCTTGCCCAAGAACAACCTGATGGTGGCCTGCATGAGCGGGCGCGGCGACAAGGACCTCAATACCGTGGCCCGCCATTCGGGGATGGACCTATGA
- a CDS encoding argininosuccinate synthase encodes MKKDVKKVVLAYSGGLDTSVILRWLQDNYGCEVVTFTADVGQGEELEPARKKAEMMGIKQIFIEDLREEFVRDYVFPMFRANALYEGTYLLGTSIARPLIAKRQVEIARQVGADAVAHGATGKGNDQVRFEMGYYALEPGIRVIAPWREWDLTSRSKLIEYAEKHQIPVPKDKRGEAPFSQDANLLHISSEGKMLEDPWSEVDYTHVLSRMVMPEAAPDKPTYVEIDFERGDPVAVDGKRLSPAGLLTRLNELGGANGVGLTDIVENRFVGMKSRGVYETPGGTILFHARRAVESLTLDRGAMHQKDELMPRYAELVYNGFWFTPEREMLQALVDKAAERVTGTVRVKLYKGNVMVVGRKSPLSLYSEAVATFEADSVYNQQDAEGFIKLNALRLRLAAALKK; translated from the coding sequence ATGAAGAAAGACGTCAAGAAGGTGGTCCTGGCCTATTCGGGCGGACTCGACACCTCGGTGATCCTGCGCTGGCTGCAGGACAACTACGGCTGCGAGGTCGTCACCTTCACCGCCGACGTCGGCCAGGGCGAGGAACTGGAACCCGCCCGCAAGAAGGCCGAGATGATGGGCATCAAGCAGATCTTCATCGAGGACCTGCGCGAGGAATTCGTCCGCGACTACGTGTTCCCCATGTTCCGCGCCAACGCCCTCTACGAAGGGACCTACCTGCTGGGAACCTCCATCGCCCGGCCGCTGATCGCCAAGCGCCAGGTGGAAATCGCCCGCCAGGTCGGCGCCGATGCCGTGGCCCACGGCGCCACCGGCAAGGGGAACGACCAGGTTCGCTTCGAGATGGGCTACTACGCCCTGGAACCCGGCATCCGGGTCATCGCGCCGTGGCGGGAATGGGACTTGACCTCGCGCTCCAAGCTCATCGAATACGCCGAGAAGCACCAGATTCCGGTGCCCAAGGACAAGCGCGGCGAGGCGCCCTTCTCCCAGGATGCCAACCTTCTGCACATCTCTTCCGAGGGCAAGATGCTGGAGGACCCCTGGTCCGAGGTCGACTACACCCACGTCCTGTCCCGCATGGTGATGCCCGAGGCGGCGCCCGACAAGCCCACCTACGTGGAAATCGACTTCGAAAGGGGCGATCCGGTGGCGGTGGACGGGAAGCGCCTGTCGCCCGCCGGCCTGCTGACCCGCCTGAACGAACTGGGCGGCGCCAACGGCGTCGGGCTCACCGACATCGTGGAGAACCGCTTCGTCGGCATGAAGTCGCGCGGCGTCTACGAGACGCCGGGCGGCACCATCCTGTTCCACGCCCGCCGGGCGGTGGAAAGCCTGACCCTGGATCGCGGCGCCATGCACCAGAAGGACGAACTGATGCCGCGCTACGCCGAGCTGGTCTACAACGGCTTCTGGTTCACGCCCGAGCGCGAGATGCTCCAGGCCCTCGTCGACAAGGCCGCGGAGCGGGTCACCGGCACGGTGCGCGTCAAGCTCTACAAGGGCAACGTCATGGTGGTCGGTCGCAAATCGCCCCTCAGCCTCTATTCCGAGGCCGTCGCCACTTTCGAGGCCGACAGCGTCTACAACCAGCAGGACGCCGAGGGCTTCATCAAGCTGAACGCCCTGCGTCTGCGCCTGGCCGCGGCCCTGAAGAAGTGA
- a CDS encoding CBS domain-containing protein — translation MRIKEIMSPEVECLDPTATILDAAQIMRECNVGSLPVMAGDRLVGILTDRDIVCRLVAEGLDGETTLVDTIMTREVATCLDNDDVEVAIHLMEDRKIRRLAVLDHDTSRMIGMLSLGDLSATLPHDIAGEVMDRVSVHH, via the coding sequence ATGCGGATCAAGGAAATCATGTCGCCCGAGGTAGAATGCCTCGATCCGACGGCGACCATCCTGGATGCAGCCCAGATCATGCGCGAGTGCAACGTCGGCAGCCTGCCGGTGATGGCGGGCGACCGTCTGGTCGGTATCCTGACCGATAGAGACATCGTCTGCCGCCTGGTGGCGGAGGGTTTGGACGGCGAGACCACCTTGGTGGATACCATCATGACTCGGGAAGTCGCCACTTGCCTTGACAACGACGACGTGGAAGTGGCCATCCACCTGATGGAAGACAGGAAGATCCGACGCTTGGCAGTCCTCGACCACGATACCAGCCGGATGATCGGCATGCTGTCCCTGGGTGATTTGTCCGCCACTCTGCCCCACGACATCGCCGGCGAAGTCATGGACCGGGTATCGGTGCACCACTAG
- the rlmN gene encoding 23S rRNA (adenine(2503)-C(2))-methyltransferase RlmN, which yields MAAIGEKPFRARQLWHWIYHQGVTDFALMTTLGKPLRDKLAEGYRVGRLALVREQISEDTTRKWLLGLDDGNEVETVYIPEEDRGAVCVSTQVGCTLTCRFCHTGTQPLVRDLTAGEIVGQVMAARDAIGEWPTPTDERMLSNVVVMGMGEPLFNYDEVAKALSILMDHEGISISKRRITLSTSGVVPMMKRLGEELGVKLAVSLHAATDEVRDRIMPINKKYPLAQLMKACREYPGATNARRITFEYIMLKGVNDSPEDARELLRLIEGIPCKFNLIPFNAWPGAPFDTPSIAAMQRFSRILLDAGYSAPIRVPRGRDILAACGQLRSESERQRRPQES from the coding sequence ATGGCGGCCATCGGCGAGAAGCCCTTCCGTGCCCGCCAGCTCTGGCACTGGATCTATCACCAGGGCGTCACCGACTTTGCCCTGATGACCACCCTTGGCAAGCCGTTGCGCGACAAGTTGGCCGAAGGCTACCGGGTGGGGCGCCTCGCCCTGGTGCGGGAGCAGATATCCGAGGACACCACCCGCAAGTGGCTGCTGGGCCTCGACGACGGTAACGAGGTCGAGACCGTCTACATCCCCGAGGAAGACCGCGGCGCCGTCTGCGTTTCCACCCAGGTGGGCTGCACGCTGACTTGCCGCTTCTGCCATACCGGCACCCAGCCCCTGGTGCGCGACCTGACGGCGGGCGAGATCGTCGGCCAAGTGATGGCGGCCCGCGACGCCATTGGCGAATGGCCGACACCCACCGACGAGCGCATGCTGTCCAACGTGGTGGTCATGGGCATGGGGGAGCCGCTCTTCAACTACGACGAGGTCGCCAAGGCCCTGTCCATCCTGATGGACCACGAGGGGATTTCCATCTCCAAGCGGCGCATCACGCTGTCGACCTCGGGCGTGGTGCCGATGATGAAGCGCCTGGGCGAGGAACTGGGGGTCAAGCTGGCCGTGTCCCTGCACGCCGCCACCGACGAAGTGCGCGACCGCATCATGCCGATCAACAAGAAGTACCCGCTGGCCCAACTGATGAAGGCCTGCCGCGAATATCCCGGAGCCACCAACGCCCGGCGCATCACTTTCGAATACATCATGCTGAAGGGCGTCAACGACAGTCCCGAGGATGCCCGCGAACTGCTGCGCCTGATCGAGGGCATTCCCTGCAAGTTCAACCTGATCCCCTTCAACGCTTGGCCGGGGGCGCCCTTCGATACGCCGTCCATCGCCGCCATGCAGAGGTTTTCCCGCATCCTGCTGGACGCCGGCTATTCGGCCCCCATACGGGTACCCCGGGGCCGCGACATCCTGGCCGCTTGCGGCCAGTTGCGCTCGGAAAGCGAACGGCAGCGCCGCCCGCAAGAGTCATAG
- a CDS encoding invasion associated locus B family protein produces the protein MKLLAPILAILACLVAGLVWAAAAKHVGAFETWNVFTTTEGGKKICYMASHPTKSDNSPAKRADAMVLITHYPADKVFNEVAVQTGFAVKEGQDVDALIGGASFKLFFKDGAGWNRDASGDKAMVQSMRSGNSLIAKAIPVTGKLVEDTYSLKGFGAAHDALNKACGAP, from the coding sequence ATGAAACTCCTCGCCCCCATCCTCGCCATCCTCGCCTGCCTGGTCGCCGGGCTCGTTTGGGCCGCCGCCGCCAAGCACGTGGGCGCCTTCGAGACCTGGAACGTCTTCACCACCACCGAAGGCGGCAAGAAGATCTGCTACATGGCCAGCCACCCGACCAAGTCGGATAATTCGCCGGCCAAGCGTGCCGACGCCATGGTGCTGATTACCCATTATCCGGCGGATAAGGTCTTCAACGAGGTTGCCGTGCAGACCGGATTCGCCGTCAAGGAGGGCCAGGACGTCGACGCCCTGATCGGCGGGGCCTCGTTCAAGCTGTTCTTCAAGGACGGCGCGGGCTGGAACCGCGACGCTTCGGGGGACAAGGCCATGGTGCAGTCCATGCGTTCGGGGAATTCCTTGATCGCCAAGGCGATCCCGGTGACGGGCAAGCTGGTCGAGGACACCTATTCCCTGAAGGGGTTCGGGGCGGCCCACGATGCCCTCAACAAGGCCTGCGGGGCCCCTTGA
- the argB gene encoding acetylglutamate kinase has product MSTTVKHTEKTREEWVAQAKLLSEALPYLRQHAGGTFVVKYGGHAMESDELAHLFARDVVLLSFVGMNPIVVHGGGPQIGSMLKRLDIKSEFIDGLRVTCGETATVAEMVLSGSINKHIVSAINLAGGFAVGLSGKDGNLIDAVKMRKVKRDPDTQAETILDLGLVGEPKTINTHILEFFEKSDIIPVIAPIGRGPHGETLNINADTAAGSIAGAMKARRLLMLTDVEGVLDKQKRLIQQMTATEARAYIADGTITGGMIPKVEMCLHAIEAGVEGAVILDGRVPHAVLLELFTEHGVGTLILRDPA; this is encoded by the coding sequence ATGAGCACCACCGTCAAGCACACGGAGAAGACGCGCGAAGAGTGGGTGGCCCAGGCCAAGCTGCTCTCCGAGGCCTTGCCCTACCTGCGGCAGCATGCCGGCGGGACCTTCGTCGTCAAATACGGCGGCCACGCCATGGAAAGCGACGAACTGGCGCATCTGTTCGCCCGCGACGTGGTGCTGCTCAGCTTCGTCGGCATGAACCCCATCGTGGTGCACGGCGGAGGCCCGCAGATCGGTAGCATGCTGAAGCGCCTCGACATCAAGAGCGAGTTCATCGACGGCTTGCGGGTTACTTGCGGCGAGACGGCCACGGTGGCCGAGATGGTTCTGTCGGGCTCGATCAACAAACATATCGTTTCCGCCATCAACCTGGCGGGCGGCTTCGCGGTCGGCCTGTCGGGCAAGGACGGCAACCTGATCGATGCCGTCAAGATGCGCAAGGTCAAGCGCGACCCGGACACCCAGGCGGAGACCATCCTCGACCTGGGCCTGGTGGGAGAGCCGAAGACGATCAACACCCACATCCTCGAATTCTTCGAGAAGTCAGACATCATCCCGGTGATCGCGCCCATCGGCCGCGGCCCCCATGGGGAGACGCTGAACATCAACGCCGACACGGCGGCCGGTTCCATCGCCGGGGCCATGAAGGCGCGGCGTCTGTTGATGCTTACCGACGTGGAGGGCGTCCTGGACAAGCAGAAGCGCCTGATCCAGCAGATGACGGCCACCGAGGCGCGGGCCTACATCGCCGACGGCACCATCACCGGCGGCATGATTCCCAAGGTGGAAATGTGCCTGCACGCCATCGAAGCCGGAGTGGAAGGCGCCGTCATCCTGGACGGCCGGGTTCCCCACGCGGTATTGCTGGAGTTGTTCACCGAGCATGGCGTCGGTACGCTCATCCTGCGCGATCCGGCCTGA
- the carA gene encoding glutamine-hydrolyzing carbamoyl-phosphate synthase small subunit encodes MTDAALVLDDGSVYWGRGAGIQGVAVGEVCFNTSITGYQEILTDPSYAGQIITFTFPHIGNVGTTPEDIETVTPAVRGCVLRTDITNPANWRSTEHLDTYLKRHRLVAVTGVDTRRLTRRIRDGGAPRGALIHAPDDRLDAAALAVMARAWPGLEGMDLAKEVTCREPYDWDESVWRLGEGFSRQTAPRFHVVAVDFGAKRNILRCLASAGCRVTVVPAQATAEQVLAYKPDGVFLSNGPGDPAATGAYAVPMIRGVLDASLPLFGICLGHQMLGLALGAKTYKMHMGHRGGNQPVKDLETGKVEITSQNHGFAVDRDSLPNIVIETHRSLFDGTIEGLRLADRPAFSVQYHPEASPGPHDSHYLFHRFVDLMARKP; translated from the coding sequence ATGACCGACGCCGCCCTGGTGCTGGACGACGGTTCCGTCTACTGGGGGCGTGGGGCGGGCATCCAGGGAGTGGCTGTCGGCGAAGTCTGCTTCAACACCTCGATCACCGGCTACCAGGAAATCCTGACCGATCCATCCTACGCCGGGCAGATCATCACGTTCACCTTTCCCCATATCGGCAACGTCGGTACCACTCCGGAAGATATCGAGACCGTGACGCCGGCCGTGCGTGGCTGTGTGCTCCGGACCGATATCACCAACCCGGCCAACTGGCGCTCCACCGAGCATCTGGACACCTACCTCAAGCGGCACCGTCTGGTCGCCGTGACCGGGGTCGATACCCGCCGTTTGACCCGGCGGATCCGTGACGGGGGCGCCCCGCGCGGGGCTTTGATCCATGCCCCGGACGACCGTCTCGATGCGGCGGCGCTGGCGGTGATGGCGCGGGCCTGGCCGGGCCTGGAAGGCATGGACCTGGCCAAGGAGGTCACCTGCCGCGAGCCCTACGACTGGGACGAATCCGTTTGGCGCCTGGGCGAAGGATTTTCCCGCCAGACGGCGCCGCGCTTCCATGTGGTGGCGGTGGATTTCGGGGCCAAGCGCAACATCCTGCGCTGCCTGGCCTCGGCCGGTTGCCGGGTGACGGTGGTGCCGGCCCAGGCGACCGCGGAACAGGTGCTGGCCTACAAGCCGGACGGCGTGTTCCTGTCCAACGGTCCCGGCGATCCGGCGGCCACGGGGGCTTACGCGGTGCCGATGATCCGCGGCGTGCTGGACGCCAGCCTGCCCTTGTTCGGCATCTGCCTGGGGCACCAGATGTTGGGGCTGGCCCTGGGCGCCAAGACCTACAAGATGCACATGGGCCATCGCGGCGGCAACCAGCCGGTGAAGGACCTGGAAACCGGCAAGGTGGAAATCACCAGCCAGAACCACGGATTCGCCGTCGACCGCGACAGCCTGCCCAATATCGTGATCGAGACCCACCGGTCGCTGTTCGACGGGACCATCGAGGGTCTGCGCCTTGCCGACCGCCCGGCCTTCTCGGTACAGTATCATCCCGAGGCCTCGCCCGGGCCCCATGACAGCCACTACCTGTTCCACCGCTTCGTGGACCTGATGGCGAGGAAGCCATGA
- a CDS encoding GatB/YqeY domain-containing protein, whose product MLRQRLSEALKEAMKAKNDRGVSTVRLILAALKDRDIAARGRGNSGGIPEDEILQMLQSMVKQRRESIALYEQGNRPDLVKNEAEEIAVIEGFMPQQMGEAEMAAAIDALVAELEAKSLKDMGRTMAALKERFAGRMDFAKASGTIKQRLS is encoded by the coding sequence ATGCTGCGCCAACGCCTGAGCGAAGCCTTGAAGGAGGCGATGAAGGCCAAGAACGATCGCGGAGTTTCGACGGTGCGCCTGATCCTGGCGGCCTTGAAGGATCGCGACATCGCCGCCCGCGGCAGGGGAAACTCCGGCGGCATCCCGGAGGACGAAATTCTGCAGATGCTTCAGTCGATGGTGAAGCAGCGCCGCGAGAGCATCGCGCTCTACGAACAGGGTAACCGCCCCGATCTGGTGAAGAACGAGGCGGAGGAGATCGCCGTCATCGAGGGCTTCATGCCCCAGCAGATGGGCGAAGCGGAGATGGCCGCCGCCATCGACGCCCTGGTCGCCGAACTGGAAGCCAAGAGCCTCAAGGACATGGGCCGCACCATGGCCGCCCTGAAGGAACGCTTCGCCGGCCGCATGGACTTCGCCAAGGCCAGCGGCACCATCAAGCAGCGCCTGAGCTGA